In the genome of Agromyces sp. Leaf222, one region contains:
- a CDS encoding NtaA/DmoA family FMN-dependent monooxygenase (This protein belongs to a clade of FMN-dependent monooxygenases, within a broader family of flavin-dependent oxidoreductases, the luciferase-like monooxygenase (LMM) family, some of whose members use coenzyme F420 rather than FMN.), with amino-acid sequence MTQSKPTQSKPTQAKRQVHLAAHFPGVNNTTLWADPLHRSQIDFSAFEHFARTAERGRFDYLFLAEGLRLREHKGQLHELDVVGRPNTLAVLAALAGVTEHIGLVGTLNATFNEPYELARQLSTLDHLSDGRAGWNVVTSSDAFHGANFRRGGYLDHADRYHRANEFVSLAKELWDSWSADAIVADRTSGRFLAGDAEEAGAFAHRGAQFDVRGRFTTPASPQRYPVIVQAGDSADGRDFASEHAEVIFSRHSAFDEARTFYADVKGRLAGWGRTEDSLKILPAVTFAIGDTQAEAEEVARATSLAQVTPRNAITALEQLWGTDLTGYDADGPLPEFDPGEGPADTVAGTITKGWAPRFPNAVQIARAWRAQSEAEGLSIRELVIKVAGRQSFIGTPSHIAAELDRYVQERATDGFVVVGTTSPHGLDAFVDRVVPELQERGVYRTEYEPGATLRQNLELPEPGARVAAVRDAEEARRVG; translated from the coding sequence ATGACCCAGAGCAAGCCGACCCAGAGCAAGCCGACGCAGGCCAAGCGCCAGGTGCATCTGGCCGCCCACTTCCCGGGCGTGAACAACACGACGCTCTGGGCCGACCCGCTGCACCGCAGCCAGATCGACTTCAGCGCGTTCGAGCACTTCGCCCGCACCGCCGAGCGCGGACGCTTCGACTACCTGTTCCTCGCCGAGGGTCTGCGCCTGCGCGAGCACAAGGGGCAGCTGCACGAACTCGACGTCGTCGGCCGGCCGAACACCCTCGCCGTGCTCGCCGCCCTCGCCGGCGTCACCGAGCACATCGGACTCGTCGGCACGCTGAACGCGACCTTCAACGAGCCGTACGAGCTGGCCAGGCAGCTCTCGACGCTCGATCACCTCTCCGACGGACGCGCAGGGTGGAACGTCGTGACGAGCTCCGACGCGTTCCACGGCGCGAACTTCCGCCGCGGCGGCTACCTCGACCACGCCGACCGCTACCACCGCGCGAACGAGTTCGTGAGCCTCGCGAAGGAGCTCTGGGACAGCTGGTCGGCCGACGCGATCGTCGCCGACCGCACCTCAGGGCGGTTCCTCGCCGGCGACGCCGAGGAGGCGGGCGCGTTCGCGCACCGCGGCGCGCAGTTCGACGTGCGCGGTCGCTTCACGACGCCCGCCAGCCCGCAGCGCTACCCGGTCATCGTGCAGGCGGGCGACTCCGCCGACGGGCGCGACTTCGCCTCCGAGCACGCCGAGGTGATCTTCTCCAGGCACAGCGCCTTCGACGAGGCGCGGACGTTCTACGCCGACGTCAAGGGCCGGCTCGCCGGATGGGGCCGCACCGAGGACTCCCTCAAGATCCTGCCCGCCGTCACGTTCGCGATCGGCGACACGCAGGCCGAGGCCGAGGAGGTCGCCCGCGCGACCTCGCTCGCCCAGGTCACGCCGCGCAACGCGATCACCGCGCTCGAGCAGCTCTGGGGCACCGACCTCACGGGCTACGACGCCGACGGGCCGCTGCCCGAGTTCGACCCGGGCGAGGGGCCGGCCGACACCGTCGCGGGCACGATCACGAAGGGCTGGGCGCCGCGCTTCCCCAACGCCGTGCAGATCGCCCGCGCCTGGCGCGCGCAGTCCGAGGCCGAGGGGCTCTCGATCCGCGAGCTCGTCATCAAGGTGGCCGGACGCCAGTCGTTCATCGGCACGCCCTCGCACATCGCCGCCGAGCTCGACCGCTACGTGCAGGAGCGCGCGACCGACGGCTTCGTCGTCGTCGGCACGACCTCGCCGCACGGCCTCGACGCCTTCGTCGACCGGGTCGTGCCCGAGCTGCAGGAGCGCGGCGTGTACCGCACCGAGTACGAGCCCGGCGCGACGCTGCGGCAGAACCTCGAGCTGCCAGAGCCCGGCGCCCGTGTGGCGGCCGTGCGGGATGCCGAGGAGGCGCGTCGTGTCGGCTGA
- a CDS encoding LLM class flavin-dependent oxidoreductase, translated as MTRRPTIAVALDGAGWHPAAWRDPSARPTELFNRRYWRDLVQVAERADVDLVTIEDALGLQTSTLWTADDRIDQVRGRLDALLIASFVAPVTSRIGLVPTVTTTHTEPFHVATGLQTLDFASRGRAGWRPQLSGSPNEAAHFGRRTVPPVDVEALLAGDSEQIRPGFDEARDVVEVVRRLWDSWEDDAIIRDAATGRFIDREKIHGAEFTGEWFDVKGASIVPRSPQGQPLVAVLAHQTIPYELAATSADLVFVTPHDDAQSASILAEVRDAEARTGRTGRRLSVLAEVLVVLESTPAAARAALERLDEQNGSPLTSDALVFAGTPEQLLERIDGWTALGYDGVRIRPARLPRDLEQLADWVLPALPRADAAGTTLRERLGFELPENRYTAAAAARTNEEAA; from the coding sequence ATGACTCGACGACCCACCATCGCCGTCGCCCTCGACGGGGCCGGATGGCACCCCGCCGCCTGGCGCGATCCGTCGGCGCGACCGACCGAACTCTTCAACCGCCGCTACTGGCGCGACCTCGTGCAGGTCGCCGAGCGCGCCGACGTCGACCTCGTCACCATCGAGGACGCGCTCGGACTGCAGACCTCCACGCTCTGGACGGCCGACGACCGCATCGACCAGGTGCGCGGCCGCCTCGACGCCCTGCTCATCGCCTCGTTCGTCGCGCCCGTCACGAGCCGCATCGGCCTCGTGCCCACCGTGACGACCACGCACACCGAGCCGTTCCACGTCGCGACGGGCCTGCAGACCCTCGACTTCGCGAGCCGCGGCCGGGCCGGCTGGCGCCCGCAGCTCTCCGGCTCGCCGAACGAGGCCGCGCACTTCGGCCGTCGCACCGTGCCGCCCGTCGACGTCGAGGCGCTGCTCGCCGGCGACTCCGAGCAGATCCGCCCCGGGTTCGACGAGGCGCGCGACGTCGTCGAGGTGGTCCGCCGCCTCTGGGACAGCTGGGAGGACGACGCGATCATCAGGGATGCCGCCACCGGCCGCTTCATCGACCGCGAGAAGATCCACGGCGCCGAGTTCACCGGCGAGTGGTTCGACGTGAAGGGCGCCTCGATCGTGCCGCGCTCGCCGCAGGGCCAGCCGCTCGTCGCGGTGCTCGCCCACCAGACGATCCCCTACGAGCTCGCCGCGACGAGCGCCGACCTCGTGTTCGTCACGCCGCACGACGACGCGCAGTCCGCCTCGATCCTCGCCGAGGTGCGCGACGCCGAGGCACGCACGGGCCGCACGGGCCGCCGGCTGTCGGTACTCGCCGAGGTGCTCGTCGTGCTCGAGTCGACGCCGGCCGCCGCCCGCGCCGCGCTCGAACGCCTCGACGAGCAGAACGGCTCGCCACTGACATCCGACGCCCTCGTCTTCGCCGGAACGCCCGAGCAGCTGCTCGAGCGCATCGACGGCTGGACCGCGCTCGGCTACGACGGCGTGCGCATCCGCCCCGCCCGCCTGCCGCGCGACCTCGAGCAGCTCGCTGACTGGGTGCTGCCCGCACTGCCCCGAGCGGATGCCGCGGGCACGACCCTGCGCGAACGGCTCGGCTTCGAGCTGCCCGAGAACCGATACACCGCCGCCGCCGCGGCACGGACGAACGAGGAGGCCGCCTGA
- a CDS encoding LLM class flavin-dependent oxidoreductase: MTTLSTIAFLTPGNYDDARPEQGLEDTLALFEHGERLGYDGAWVRQRHLEHGVSSAPVFLAAASQRTRRIRLGIGVIPIGYESPFRLAEDLSTADVLSGGRLEVGVSAGRPPHVELIGERVFDGDWSGQDFSHARVDRLLENLSGEFLGDADTVIHSPGNVQRPRLQPHAAGLRDRIWIGAGSARSAEWAAERGLGLLTGNIVSGGPVDAGGPAAFGATQLEVLARYRDGYRGAGRPRVALGRVIVPTDGADRATRAKYAEYRASREERTRLAHGERLTQFAPDLIGTAEQILEQLAADAVVSDVTDLRLELPYEFSVDDYRQILDDVARLVAPELGWAGGDGRGEGVASTPVTAAA, encoded by the coding sequence ATGACCACCCTTTCGACCATCGCGTTCCTGACCCCCGGCAACTACGACGACGCCCGACCCGAGCAGGGCCTCGAGGACACCCTCGCCCTGTTCGAGCACGGCGAGCGCCTGGGCTACGACGGAGCATGGGTGCGTCAGCGCCACCTCGAGCACGGGGTGTCGTCGGCGCCCGTGTTCCTCGCCGCGGCCTCGCAGCGCACGCGCCGCATCCGGCTCGGCATCGGCGTGATCCCGATCGGCTACGAGAGCCCGTTCCGGCTCGCCGAAGACCTCTCGACGGCCGACGTGCTCTCGGGCGGCCGGCTCGAGGTCGGCGTGAGCGCCGGCCGCCCGCCGCATGTCGAGCTCATCGGCGAGCGCGTGTTCGACGGCGACTGGAGCGGGCAGGACTTCTCGCACGCCCGCGTCGACCGGCTGCTCGAGAACCTCTCCGGAGAGTTCCTCGGCGACGCCGACACGGTCATCCACTCGCCGGGCAACGTGCAGCGTCCGCGCCTGCAGCCGCACGCGGCCGGGCTCCGCGACCGGATCTGGATCGGCGCGGGCTCGGCCCGGTCGGCCGAGTGGGCCGCCGAGCGCGGGCTCGGCCTGCTGACGGGCAACATCGTCTCCGGCGGCCCGGTCGACGCCGGCGGACCGGCCGCGTTCGGCGCCACGCAGCTCGAGGTGCTCGCCCGCTATCGCGACGGATACCGCGGCGCCGGGCGACCCAGGGTCGCGCTCGGCCGGGTGATCGTGCCGACCGACGGCGCCGACCGCGCCACGAGGGCGAAGTACGCCGAGTACCGCGCGAGCCGCGAGGAGCGCACGCGCCTCGCCCACGGCGAGCGCCTCACCCAGTTCGCGCCCGACCTCATCGGCACGGCCGAGCAGATCCTCGAGCAGCTCGCCGCCGATGCCGTGGTCTCCGACGTCACCGACCTGCGGCTCGAGCTGCCCTACGAGTTCTCGGTCGACGACTACCGGCAGATCCTCGACGACGTCGCCCGGCTCGTCGCGCCCGAGCTCGGCTGGGCCGGGGGCGACGGCAGGGGCGAGGGCGTGGCGTCGACGCCGGTGACGGCGGCCGCCTGA
- a CDS encoding ABC transporter permease, with the protein MTRYVLLRLLQAIGVLWAAYTVSFLVLYALPGDPVTLLAGPDATDISPAQLDALRAELGLDRPLIVQYLDQLGAVLHGDLGTSIVTGRPVTEIIGEALPPTIAIATFALVIAVVAGAGIAIAANYTRHRWLADVLLGLPPLGVAVPAFWFGLMLIQWFSFTVPIFPAVGDRGFASLVLPAITLALPTGATIAQLLSKSLSNTLREPYVDTAWAKGASRARVHLGHALKNAALPALTVTGLIVGQLLSGTVVTETVFSRPGLGRVTAGAVQQQDVPVVQGVVLVAATAFVVANLVVDLVAPLLDPRIVTGGASSRRRTPAGARPATARPAAARPAATHTPAARPAAASGTAASAVPSAASTQGEPA; encoded by the coding sequence ATGACCAGGTACGTGCTGCTGCGCCTGCTGCAGGCGATCGGCGTGCTGTGGGCCGCGTACACGGTGTCGTTCCTCGTGCTCTACGCGCTGCCCGGCGACCCCGTGACGCTGCTCGCCGGGCCGGATGCGACCGACATCTCGCCGGCCCAGCTCGACGCCCTGCGCGCGGAGCTCGGGCTCGACCGGCCGCTCATCGTGCAGTACCTCGACCAGCTCGGCGCCGTGCTGCACGGCGACCTCGGCACGTCGATCGTCACGGGCCGCCCCGTGACGGAGATCATCGGCGAGGCGCTGCCGCCGACGATCGCGATCGCGACGTTCGCGCTCGTGATCGCCGTCGTCGCTGGTGCGGGCATCGCCATCGCGGCGAACTACACGAGGCACCGGTGGCTGGCCGACGTGCTGCTCGGCCTGCCGCCGCTCGGCGTCGCCGTGCCCGCGTTCTGGTTCGGGCTCATGCTCATCCAGTGGTTCTCGTTCACGGTGCCGATCTTCCCGGCCGTCGGCGACCGCGGCTTCGCGTCGCTCGTGCTGCCGGCGATCACGCTCGCCCTGCCGACGGGCGCGACGATCGCGCAGCTGCTCTCGAAGAGCCTCTCGAACACGCTGCGCGAGCCCTACGTCGACACGGCGTGGGCCAAGGGAGCCAGCCGGGCCCGCGTGCACCTCGGCCACGCGCTGAAGAACGCCGCGCTGCCCGCGCTCACCGTCACCGGCCTCATCGTCGGGCAGCTGCTCTCGGGCACCGTCGTCACCGAGACGGTGTTCTCGCGGCCAGGCCTCGGCCGCGTCACGGCGGGCGCCGTGCAGCAGCAGGACGTGCCCGTCGTGCAGGGCGTCGTGCTCGTCGCCGCCACGGCGTTCGTCGTCGCGAACCTCGTCGTCGACCTCGTCGCGCCGCTGCTCGATCCGCGCATCGTCACGGGCGGCGCGTCGAGCCGACGGCGCACGCCGGCCGGGGCTCGCCCCGCTACGGCCCGCCCCGCTGCGGCCCGCCCGGCAGCCACCCACACGCCGGCCGCACGGCCCGCCGCCGCATCCGGAACCGCGGCCTCCGCCGTGCCGTCGGCCGCATCGACCCAGGGGGAGCCCGCATGA
- a CDS encoding ABC transporter permease, with amino-acid sequence MTDTTALVPERHEQSDDVFAATADARFADAVRSRSADAALRAGRGLGRVLARPTLLIALVWLALIVIAAVAPNVLAPGDPLDGVPADRLQGPSAAHWFGTDQLGRDLYTRVVHGTALTLSAAGIAVAVGLVVGTFLGLLAGFVGRFVDEAVMRFADVLLAIPALLLSLAIITALGFGTINVAVAVGFASIATVSRISRSEVLRVRSSVYVDAARASGDRWGRVLFRHVLPNSAGPVLVLAVLEFAGAILAVSALSFLGYGAPPPAPEWGSLVSGGRDFLRNAWWLTTFPGLVIAATVLAANRVSRALDTEGRRTR; translated from the coding sequence ATGACCGACACCACCGCCCTCGTTCCCGAGCGGCACGAGCAGTCGGACGACGTCTTCGCGGCCACCGCCGATGCGCGTTTCGCCGACGCGGTGCGCAGCCGATCGGCCGACGCCGCCCTGCGCGCCGGCCGGGGCCTCGGCCGGGTGCTCGCACGGCCGACGCTCCTCATCGCGCTCGTGTGGCTCGCGCTCATCGTCATCGCCGCGGTCGCGCCGAACGTGCTCGCCCCCGGCGACCCGCTCGACGGGGTGCCCGCCGATCGGCTGCAGGGCCCGTCGGCCGCGCACTGGTTCGGCACCGACCAGCTCGGCCGCGACCTCTACACCCGCGTCGTGCACGGCACGGCGCTGACCCTCTCGGCCGCCGGCATCGCCGTGGCGGTCGGACTCGTCGTCGGCACGTTCCTCGGCCTGCTCGCGGGCTTCGTCGGCCGGTTCGTCGACGAGGCCGTCATGCGGTTCGCCGACGTGCTGCTCGCGATCCCCGCGCTGCTGCTCTCGCTCGCGATCATCACCGCGCTCGGCTTCGGCACGATCAACGTCGCCGTCGCGGTCGGCTTCGCGAGCATCGCGACCGTCTCGCGCATCTCGCGCTCGGAGGTGCTGCGCGTGCGCAGCTCGGTCTACGTCGACGCGGCCCGCGCCTCCGGCGACCGCTGGGGGCGCGTGCTGTTCCGCCACGTGCTGCCGAACTCGGCCGGGCCCGTGCTCGTGCTCGCCGTGCTCGAGTTCGCCGGGGCGATCCTCGCGGTGTCCGCGCTGAGCTTCCTCGGCTACGGCGCACCGCCGCCCGCGCCCGAATGGGGATCGCTCGTCTCGGGCGGTCGCGACTTCCTGCGCAACGCCTGGTGGCTCACGACCTTCCCCGGTCTCGTGATCGCGGCCACCGTGCTCGCCGCCAACCGGGTCTCGCGCGCCCTCGACACCGAAGGGAGGCGCACGCGATGA
- a CDS encoding ABC transporter ATP-binding protein: MSAAPTEPSAAEGGTPSRTPDRTPGGTPDRTPDRTPLLEITNLAVSYRTARGTIDAVRDASLTVHAGETVAIVGESGSGKSTTAHAVVQLLPSTASIAGGSVRFEGRDVTAISRVELRGLRGRAIGFVPQDPTVSLNPVQRIGRQVAEVLEIHGLADRRTAEARAVDALAEAGLPDPERQAQQYPHELSGGMRQRVLIAIALIARPALVIADEPTSALDVTVQRQILDRIDALKHDLGTAVLLITHDLGVAADRADRIVVMSQGEVVEQGTPAEVLGSPSHPYTRALIAAAPSLDLDERSRAADVSGRADASGVTVAAGSGSAFASGGSDAAGAPPAGVPSPLVVAHDLVKEFPVPRAAGGGVHRAVDGVDFAIPRGRTLALVGESGSGKSTTARLVLRLAEPTSGSVDFDGVDLTALGQGAVRRFRRRAQLVHQNPYASLNPRLPIGRIVSDPLEAFGVGSRAERRRRVEELLDVVALPKGTIDRKPAELSGGQRQRVAIARALALAPDLVVLDEPVSALDVSIQDQILTLLAGIQAEFGVSYLFISHDLAVVRRIAHEVIVLRDGRVVEAGEAARIFRDPREEYTRELLDAIPGRAVRA, translated from the coding sequence ATGAGCGCCGCACCGACCGAACCATCCGCCGCAGAAGGCGGAACGCCGAGCCGCACGCCCGACCGCACACCCGGCGGCACGCCCGATCGCACGCCCGACCGCACGCCCCTGCTCGAGATCACGAACCTCGCCGTGAGCTACCGCACCGCCCGCGGCACGATCGACGCCGTCCGCGATGCCAGCCTCACCGTGCACGCCGGCGAGACGGTCGCGATCGTCGGCGAGTCCGGCTCCGGCAAGTCGACGACCGCGCACGCGGTCGTGCAGCTGCTTCCGTCCACCGCGTCGATCGCGGGCGGCAGCGTTCGGTTCGAGGGGCGCGACGTCACGGCGATCTCGCGCGTCGAGCTGCGCGGCCTCCGCGGGCGCGCGATCGGCTTCGTGCCGCAGGACCCGACGGTCAGCCTCAACCCGGTGCAGCGCATCGGCCGCCAGGTCGCCGAGGTCCTCGAGATCCACGGCCTCGCCGACCGGCGCACAGCAGAGGCCCGCGCGGTCGACGCGCTCGCCGAGGCCGGACTGCCCGACCCAGAGCGGCAGGCGCAACAGTACCCGCACGAGCTCTCTGGCGGCATGCGGCAGCGCGTGCTCATCGCGATCGCCCTCATCGCCAGGCCCGCGCTCGTGATCGCCGACGAGCCGACCAGCGCGCTCGACGTCACCGTGCAGCGGCAGATCCTCGACCGCATCGACGCCCTGAAGCACGACCTCGGCACCGCCGTGCTGCTCATCACGCACGACCTCGGCGTCGCCGCCGACCGCGCCGACCGCATCGTCGTCATGTCGCAGGGCGAGGTCGTCGAGCAGGGCACGCCCGCCGAGGTGCTCGGCTCGCCCTCGCATCCGTACACGCGCGCCCTCATCGCCGCAGCCCCGAGCCTCGACCTCGACGAGCGATCGCGGGCGGCGGATGTCTCGGGCCGGGCCGATGCGTCGGGCGTCACGGTCGCGGCGGGCTCCGGTTCCGCGTTCGCGTCGGGCGGGTCGGATGCCGCGGGCGCGCCGCCTGCGGGCGTGCCGTCGCCGCTCGTGGTCGCCCACGACCTCGTGAAGGAGTTCCCCGTGCCGAGGGCGGCGGGCGGCGGCGTGCACCGCGCCGTCGACGGCGTCGACTTCGCGATCCCGCGCGGACGCACGCTCGCCCTCGTCGGCGAGTCGGGGTCGGGCAAGTCGACGACTGCACGGCTCGTGCTGCGGCTCGCCGAGCCGACCTCCGGCAGCGTGGACTTCGACGGCGTCGACCTGACGGCGCTCGGCCAGGGGGCAGTGAGACGGTTCCGCCGGCGCGCCCAGCTCGTGCACCAGAACCCGTACGCGTCGCTGAACCCGCGCCTGCCGATCGGTCGCATCGTCTCCGATCCGCTCGAGGCCTTCGGGGTCGGCAGCCGCGCCGAGCGGCGGCGCCGCGTCGAGGAGCTGCTCGACGTCGTCGCCCTCCCGAAGGGGACGATCGACCGCAAGCCCGCCGAGCTCTCGGGCGGGCAGCGCCAGCGCGTCGCGATCGCCAGGGCGCTCGCCCTCGCGCCGGACCTCGTCGTGCTCGACGAACCCGTGTCGGCGCTCGACGTGTCGATCCAGGACCAGATCCTCACCCTGCTCGCCGGGATCCAGGCCGAGTTCGGCGTGAGCTACCTCTTCATCTCGCACGACCTCGCCGTCGTGCGCCGCATCGCGCACGAGGTGATCGTGCTGCGCGACGGGCGCGTCGTCGAGGCGGGGGAGGCCGCGCGGATCTTCCGCGATCCACGCGAGGAGTACACGCGGGAGCTCCTCGACGCGATCCCAGGGCGCGCCGTCCGCGCCTGA